The genomic DNA GCCGGACGAACGGCAAGTGGACCGGCGCGCAGAATGGCGGTCCTGAGCAGTGGCGCGGGCCGCCGCGGACGTGTCGGCCGGTTTCGCATCTCAAGGAACGTGATGACGGTCTCGAGATCGCGTACGCCGTCCTTCCCGAAGACCTCGGCCATGGCGGATCAAGCGGCGGGGCCGGTTTCCACGGGCGTGTCGTCGCGTCCGCCCCATTCGGTCCAGGAGCCGTCGTAGACCGCAACCTTGCGCGCACCGATCAGATCAAGCGCGAGTGCCAGGAAGCAGGCACTGATGCCCGAACCGCATGTGGTGGCGACCGGCTTCGACGGATCGACACCCAGGTCTGCAAAGGCGGCGCGGATGGCGTCGTCGTCCTTCACCGTCGCGTCGTCGTTGAGCAGCGTCGAACAGGGCAGGTTGCGGCTGCCGGGGATATGGCCACCGCGCAGACCGGGGCGGATTTCAGGCTCCTCGCCCGTGAACCGACCCGCACCGCGTGCGTCCACGACCTGTTCGCGCCCGGTGCTCAGGTTGTTGAGCATCTGCTCCCGGTCGCGGACCAGGAAGGAGTTCATGCGCGCGGTCAGATGGCGCTCGCGCGGGATGACGGCTTCATCGTCGACCGGCCGTTCCTCGGCCATCCACCTGGCAAGGCCGCCGTCGAGCACCGCGACGTCCTCGTGGCCGAAGACCCGGAACATCCACCAGACCCGCGCTGCGGCCATCATGTTGCCGCCGTCGTAAACCACGATTCGCACGCCATCGCCCAGTCCCAGCTTGCGGGCCCGGCTCGAGAACTTTTCGGGCGAGGGCAGCATGTGCGGCAGGTCCGACTTGTCGTCGGAAATCCCGTCGATATCGAAGAAGACCGCACCGGGGATGTGCCGTTCGGCGTATTCAGCCCTGGGGTCGCGCTCCTCGGTCGGCAGATACCACGATCCGTCGACGACGCGGATGTCGGGTGCGTCGATGCGATCCGCCAGCCAGTCGGTCGAGACCAGGCTCTTGCCACGTTTCATGATGTGCTCCGTCAGTCGAGCAGGACGACGTTCACGCGTCGATTCTGCCTGCCCTTGTTTTCGATCCTGGAGACCGCGACCTGGCCGAGATCGCCCGTGCGCGACACATGGGTGCCGCCGCAGGGCTGAAGGTCGACGCCCTCGATTTCCAGCAGACGTACCCTGCCCATACCACGCGGCGGCTTGACCGACATGGTGCGGATCAGCTCGGGCCGTGCGTCGAGTTCGTCGTCGGCGATCCAGATCGGTCGGACCGGATGGTCGGCCGCAACGATGGCGGCGAGCTTCGCGGTGAGATCGTCCCTGGTCATGTCGGGCTGCGGCCAGTTGAGATCGATCCGGCTCTTTTCGGCGCCCACCGATGCACCGGTGATCTCCGCATCGACCAGGGCGCAGATCACATGAAGCGTGGTGTGCATGCGCATGTGTTTGAAGCGCCGTTCCCAGTCGATCTCCGCGGCGACCGGTGTACCGACCGCCGGAAGGGTGGCCCCTTCGGCGACAATGTTGACGACGTCTTCCAGATGATCGCCCTTGACCGTGTCCGCGATCTCGACGACCGAGCCGTCGGCCAGCGTCAGGCGGCCGGTGTCGCCCGGCTGGCCGCCGCCGGTCGGGTAGAAGACCGTGCGATCGAGCCGGATGCGCCCGGCCTCGGCCCATGTGACCTTGGCCTCGCAGGACGCCGCATAGGCGTCATCGCGGAACACGAGCTCCATGTCAGTTCATCCAGGGCGGGGTCGGCAGGTTGCGCTCCCACAGGAACGCCGGATTGAATATCTTGCTCTGATAGCGGGTGCCGACGTCGCAAAGAATGGTCACGATGGTGTGCCCGGGGCCCATCTCCCCGGCAACCTTGATTGCGCCGGCGACGTTGATGCCGGTCGAGCCGCCCGTGCAGAGGCCCTCATGCTGCAGGAGGTCGTAGATGACGTCCAGCATCTCGACATCGGTGATCTGCATCGACATGTCGATCGGGCCGCCGTCGATGTTCTTCGTCACGCGGCCCTGGCCGATGCCTTCCGAGATCGAGCTGCCCTCGGATTTCAGCTCGCCGGTCTGGAACCAGGTGTGCATGCACGAGCCGAAGGGGTCGGACAGCACGATCTTCACATCCTTGTTGCGCTCCTTGAGGGCGATGCCGACGCCGGCCAGCGTGCCGCCGGTCCCGATCGCCGAGACGAAAGCGTCGACCTTGCCGTTGGTCTGATCCCATATCTCGGGGCCGGTGCCGTCGATATGGGCCTGACGGTTGGCAACATTGTCGAACTGGTTGGCCCAGATCGCGCCGTTGGGCTCCCTGGCGGCGATTTCGGTGGCCATGCGCTCGGACGTGCGGATGTAGTTCTGCGGGTCCTTGTAGGGCTTGGCCGGTGTCAGATGCAGCTTGGCGCCGAGG from Rhodospirillales bacterium includes the following:
- a CDS encoding cysteine synthase A, producing the protein MTTHDSLISLVGNTPLLKLRGPSEKTGCNILAKCEFLNPGQSVKDRAALSIIRDAEARGDLQPGGVIVEGTAGNTGIGLCTVGHALGYRCVIVMPETQSQEKKDTLRALGAKLHLTPAKPYKDPQNYIRTSERMATEIAAREPNGAIWANQFDNVANRQAHIDGTGPEIWDQTNGKVDAFVSAIGTGGTLAGVGIALKERNKDVKIVLSDPFGSCMHTWFQTGELKSEGSSISEGIGQGRVTKNIDGGPIDMSMQITDVEMLDVIYDLLQHEGLCTGGSTGINVAGAIKVAGEMGPGHTIVTILCDVGTRYQSKIFNPAFLWERNLPTPPWMN
- a CDS encoding alanyl-tRNA editing protein, producing MELVFRDDAYAASCEAKVTWAEAGRIRLDRTVFYPTGGGQPGDTGRLTLADGSVVEIADTVKGDHLEDVVNIVAEGATLPAVGTPVAAEIDWERRFKHMRMHTTLHVICALVDAEITGASVGAEKSRIDLNWPQPDMTRDDLTAKLAAIVAADHPVRPIWIADDELDARPELIRTMSVKPPRGMGRVRLLEIEGVDLQPCGGTHVSRTGDLGQVAVSRIENKGRQNRRVNVVLLD
- the sseA gene encoding 3-mercaptopyruvate sulfurtransferase: MKRGKSLVSTDWLADRIDAPDIRVVDGSWYLPTEERDPRAEYAERHIPGAVFFDIDGISDDKSDLPHMLPSPEKFSSRARKLGLGDGVRIVVYDGGNMMAAARVWWMFRVFGHEDVAVLDGGLARWMAEERPVDDEAVIPRERHLTARMNSFLVRDREQMLNNLSTGREQVVDARGAGRFTGEEPEIRPGLRGGHIPGSRNLPCSTLLNDDATVKDDDAIRAAFADLGVDPSKPVATTCGSGISACFLALALDLIGARKVAVYDGSWTEWGGRDDTPVETGPAA